The nucleotide sequence CTTGAAGATCTTACCCCGAACCGCCGAGAGCGCGCCGACGCCGCCACAGCGTCTCGCGCCTCCCGTTACATACATGCACATCTACGAGACCGACACCTTCAGCATGGGGGTGTTTCTATTAAAAACGGGTGCTTCTATACCTCTGCACGATCACCCGGGAATGTACGGCATGCTGAAAGTGATCTACGGAAGGGTACGAATCAGCTGTTTCGACCGGCTGGATCATTCTAGAGAGGGAGCCAGCGGCGTGCAGTTCAACCCTCCGCTGATGCCCTTCCAGAGGAGCTCCTTACGGCCTTCGGTGCTGAGGTCGGTGGGAGAATACACGGAGGTGAGCGGCCCGTGTGTGCTATCTCCCCAAAAGGACAATATCCACCAGATAGACGCTGTTGACGGACCCACCGCGTTCCTTGACATCCTAGCACCGCCATATGACCCGGACGAAGGGAGAGACTGCCATTATTATAAAGTTTTGCATGCCCATTCAGAGGCTGCGGATAGAAAGAGTGAAGCCCAGGAACAGGGTGATCTGTGGCTTATGGAAATACCACAGCCTAGTGAATTCTGGTGTGGTGGCGAAACTTACCCAGGGCCTAAAGTGTCCCTCTAAAAAGACCTGAATACAAACTAGGTTTTGGTAGATTCAAGAGATTATATGttctttttctttgtttgtcACTTGGGATGTTTGAAATACCTGTGCCAATCAGTCCACTACTGCTGTCTTAATTTATTTTCTGCATGTAGACTGTGTCCTTATTTTGTGTGCAGATTTATCCAAATAACTGTTCTTTACTGATCTGGTTAGCATGTAATAAATATTTGCAGCAGATGTGAGATTTAGTTTAACAACGGCTTCACAATAGTTGAACAGAGCGTGAATCTGCTCATCTTGTTTCCATTGCTGAATgttgttttaatgcattaaaaggATAGatggttcaccaaaaaatgctgtcattatttactcgccctcaaagTTGTTCCGCACCTGTAtggatttctttcttctgctgaacacaaataaagatattttgaaacatGGAAATGCATGCTATGGAATCAATGGGGTCTATCTACTGTTTGCtttctgacattcttcaaaataacttattttgtgttcagcagaagaaagaaattcatgcagatttggaacaacttgagggtgagaaaatgacagcattttaatttttttgggtCAACTGCCCCTTAAGTTGCCAGGACCACAATCTGGCACAGAAATGTTTAACAACAGCTCAGCAAAACTCACGTGTTACTGCATGATATTTTGAACACTCCTGGTAATTATGACAATAAAGCACTtagtcaaataataataataattttaaaatggaagaaaaaaaaaatctgtcttcCCACGCTAATAAAATTGAAAAAGATTCAATGGTAATTGGTCTGGTTggttatttaaatacattttagattatatatttttagaagCATGTTAGCCAACACTATACCATTCCAAAATGTGTGCTgtataataattttttacatgtttgaaagaagtcttgtgCTTGCCAAGGCTGTGTTTACTTGATTAAAAACacagtaaaattgtgaaatattataaattaaaagaactgttttataatttaatatatttaaaaatgtaatttattcttgtgatgcaAAACTAAATTTATAgcatcttcagtgtcacatgatcctgctGCTCTTTTTAATGTTCTAACAGCTTAATGTTTTTTATGAACCTTTTGtaacataaatgtctttactgtcactttttttggatcaatttaatgattactgaataaaagtattaatactGAACGgtagtgtttatatattttcctaacctggggcctattgcacaaaactagataagggattaagccaggatatcttatgatcttgtcatctgtatgcaaaatttagtaggCCTACACCGCTGTCTAAAagtaccctgaaggcacactcacaccaaggACGATAAGGAAAGATAATTGTATATTCGCGGAAATTTTTTGCCAGGATCACCAatatatcccggcttaatcccttatcctacactgtaaaaatgtatatgttcaataagttatgacaacatgtttttacattgttttaactaatcaaaataagttaagaaattttagactttttttattagttatacaagatgtaactcattttttaaagtcagttaaacataatttaagttgaaataacttaaacatccaagtcgattgtactgcaaaaggtCAAAATttgctctctttttttttttaacagtgtagttttgtgcaataggccccaggaTAGCCTCTCTCAATTTTTTCAAAATTGCGACCTCTAGTGGACAAACTTTGTTCTGGAAAATATACACTTTGTGTTTattacaatttattaaaacacataaCATAACAGTTACTAATGTCAATAAAAAGACTCACTGTAAACACTATATCTCAGAACATCTGCATTTTGAACCACATTAAATATTCTGCGATAAGGACATTGTCTATCTACAACAAATCACATTCAACACTTGATTCATAAGCTGCCTTCGTGTAGCCTATCTGTGCGCACACAAACAGAGCAATAGTTCCAGGATTATTTGGGGCAACGACTGGCCCAGCAGTCAGACCCTCTTGAACCGTTAGTTCACATCGCTGTGGCATCTGCGCTCGAGCTGTGATGGCCCTTTTTATCTTTCTGTCTCTGGTGGATTTTTGTGTGCCTCCTTCGCTCGTCGCTCCTCGCAAACTTTCTGCCGCAGAACTCACAGGAGAAGGGCTTCTCGCCCGTGTGTGTGCGGATGTGAGTCGTGAGGTGGTCGCTCCGGCTGAAGCTGCGCATGCAGATGCGGCACTGGAACGGCTTGTGTCCGGTGTGGATGCGGACGTGGCGCGTAAGCTCATCCGAGCGCGAAAACCTCCGGTCGCATCCCTCAGCCGGACAGGGATACGGCCGCTCATGGACCGGCGTCTTACACGGTCGGTTCGGGTATTTCCGTGGCCGCAGTATTGGCCTGAGTGGGACGTTTTGCGGATGGGTGCCGTCTATAGGCGGCCTTGACCCGTCCACCGGACACGCCAGAGTAAAATTTCTTATGGTGTTCAAGGGAGTCAGGGGTGGTGGTACTCTAATAGACTCCAAAGAGCACGAAAATGGCTTAATGTCCTGGAATGCTGTCATGTTGTCCCTTTGGCTGTTGCTGGTTTGATAGAAACCTCCATAGTCGGGAATGATGGAGAAAAGCGCACCGTCTATGGTTGACTTGGGGGCTGAGTATGACGGAGTGGCGTATGTTATGGGGCACGTAGTGGTCGATAGGTAGACCGAGGGGTCCTGGTATCCATCGGCATTACAGGTGTAGGGGGGCGGGCCTGTGTATATATGCTCCATGTTGGGAAGAGTTTGGCCTATTTTGGAGCAGTCTGGAGTGTGAGATGCGGGAGAGCCCGTGGAGAATGATCCAGAGGAAGGTGGCCTATCTTGCACTCCTGCACTAACAAAGTTAATTATTCCCTCTTGATTCCAACTTCCTTGCGCCTCGATGGAAATTCTCCCTGTGTAGGAGAAAGGGCCACTGTGTGGAGAAAACCTGCTCGGGTCTGTCAGATCAAGGCCACGCTTTTCCACGCCGAAGCTGTCGGAGCTCAAGCAACCTGTAGGAGTAAAAGCAAAACGTTTCTATTGAGCAATTCCTTCTTATTGCGTTACAGGTGAAACATGAAGCCTATATTTCCAGCAAATCCCGTTTCCACAAAGTGAATCAACTAAAACAATATTCAAgctatttgttttcaaaagacTGCTGCATGCAAGGTGGCAAAATATATGCTGTTATCTCTTTATTCTGATTGGACAGATCGCAGTTAAATATGCTAAACATAGTTGTAATACCTACTAAAAGTGGACTAAAGTAGACTGTTAATTAATTTACTTATATATACTTATAACAACCCATTTTAGCCTACACTTTAAAGAATACTTTAAGTAAAATATAGGCTAGGCCTACTACAATAATAATAGGTTTTCTTTAACTTTTATACTTAGTTTATAATAGCCTAtatgtaggctatgtgtgtgtataggctatatatatatatatatatatatatatatatatatatatatatatatatatatatatatatatatataggctatatatatatatatatatatatatatatatatatatatatatataggctatatatatatagcctatatacacacatagcctactaatatatttatatatagattaCTTTTTTCTCCAAAGTTTTTGAGTTTCTGAATTTTTGAGTCAATGCCCATATTTAGCCTTAAGGTTATTAAACATTTCCGTATACCTCCTAAAACAGATTTTTATGGCTTTTCGCCGCAATATAAGCAGTACAAATGAAACACAAGCAATTCATAAAAGCAACAGGTAGGCTACATGCAAGATCGAGCTGTTGTTTTACATACATTTTAGTAATAAATTATAGCCCTATACGAAAAACAAAAACGAAGTAAAACTGCATGAGCGACAATGATAGTTCAACTTTCATATTTTGCCTTGCGTGTTGTTCATTTGTCTACAGCTATTCCTAAAATAATAACCATAGCCTAAGTTTTGAACAAGGAGTTTGAAATTTACTTCCAAAGCATTGCTAGATCAAACACGAATTTTTGACTCATATTACTGAGCAGCAGCCCTTGTGGCAATTGATTTTTAATATTGAAGCATCCCTCTGTCTTACCTCCCGACGCCTCACTGAACTGGTCAGAACACACATCAGGGAACCCCGTCGGCATTGATGAGGGAATATCATCCAGAGAGTAGACGTGCGATGGCAGACAGCGCATTAAATCATTTAGCGACGCGTTAATTTTATCCCTGGTGCTGGCTGTTGCTGTCATTTTGATCCACGATGTTGTTTAAAAGCAGGTTGAATTTTATTAAGTTGAACTTAGAGCTTTTATGATCTAGTTGATGTGTTATAAACGTGCTCACTTAAGTGTTGTCATCATAAACGCGCGCGCCTCGTAGCCTACATGCCGCAGCAATAAGTGAAACTTTATGTCGTAGAAAGCATTTATGGAGAGCCTGTCAATGCCCAGTGACGTCATTGACCATACAAGGACAGGACAACGGGTTGggcttcttctttctttttcttttttccttcttttggCCATGTGACGACACGACCTCTTTTTTTTTGACTGATCTCTGAATCtgatattactattattattattatttttaattgagTGAAATGTGCTGTTagctatatttaaatatatttgtgggGGCTGTGTGAACAATTCGATGTTGTGAACTTTTGGTGTATGTTATTATCAGGAATTCCGGTTATGGTAGCATCCCATAAATGGATATTATCCGGTAATCTCAAACACGCCCCTTTTTACCTAATATGGATTGGACGCATCCGGGAAACTCGACACGGAAAATAACGAGCTGTGCCGAGCTTACGTCCCACAGCGGAACCGCAATAAAACTAAATTCAGGAAAGTGATATTTGAATATGTTGGAAAGTTATTCTAGTTTCTAGAGTGTTAAGGAaacatatttattaatatacagAACGGGTTTTCCTCTCTAACAAGACAGGACTATTGTGATTAAACAATTATTATAGTGAAAAATAGACTTAAGGCATACTTTAGTTGccaatcattttaatatttaactttttttttcttttacagcgttttgaagaattaaaaaaagctaaatttcAAGcactattatttttaaattggtCTCCAAATGGCAGTTATACCTATATTTATAAAACCCTAAACTGTAAAACATATATGATCATtaagttattaaacattttttacattgctttaactcattAAAGTTAAGCAATTTCAACTTGATTGTTGATTGTAGGCTACTTGAAAATttaaaaagctatttatttttatttttacagtgattGTAAGATCTCATTCTGGTATGTTCTCCTTTAATTTGACTGACACACGCAAGGCCGTCCTCAGCTCTTCATCATCCCTCTCGTCACTTTTTGTTTTTCTGCCACCATGTTCTATTTTCATCCGTGGCAGCATGAGCAACAGAGTGCTTGCTGTATGTGCGACTGAGGCCTAATTCATCGCCACCCACACTATGGAACAGCCCCTTCTCCATGGAGTCCTAGCGCAAGTGAAGCCTCTGTGAATAGATCTGCATCTGCTTCTGTACTGACACCCCCAGCCTGCCTCCCTTCTCTCTGTTCCCATTCACACGCGCCCACATGCACAGGCTCTGCACGCTGACTGAGCTTCTGTGCATCAGTTTCACACATTACAGTTAGAGCAAACCCTGCTCTCAAGATCTTATTTAACGGACCGCAGTCAGATGCAATATGAAAAGATTaagccataatcatttttaTTCGTCTATGGCAAAAACCAAGCTTTCAAACATGGAATCAtgacatacacatacacagtctctctctctctctctctctctctctctctctctctctctctctctctctctctctctctctctctctctctctctctctctctctgtctgtctgtctgtctatctatctaggAACTTTTTGTGACAAAAGGTTACGtttcttatttatttgtttaaacaaatacaattttagGTGCATTTTTATGCCCCctcctgtttgtttgtttgtttgtttaattcaaatgtttagGTACATTTTATGTGCTTGTTGTTTATCTCAGGAACATTTCTGCCAAACGGatcactgtattttttatttatttatgtttctgtctgtctAGCTAGACCTAGGACATTTTTGTGACAAAAGGttcattttttaatgatttatttaatttaaatttttagttttagttgttctatttattttttatttaatgaatttcatttttaacCTCCAGAACTTTTGGcatgaatgtgtgtttgtttatttcagtaaaaTTTTGTTCCAAATggttcattgtatttatttagaacctttttggcATAAAGAGTTTTTTGGAGTTGAGTAGAGAACCCTGACAAACAGAGTTTTGATACCCAGAATTGGAGCAGCACACTACTAAAGCCTTGACTTTCATACGATGTGGGCGGTTGTGTGTAATGATGTCTCATTAATGAGAATTAAGGTCCTCggtattaaacacacacacttcccttCCTGTCATCTCTGATGGTGCTTTGATAGCGACAGCGATCAGATCTGCAGCATCCTCCAGCAGTGAGTCTGAGTGATTTTTAACAGAAGTCTGCTGTCATTCAGATCATCAGGCGTCTGCAAAAACATGTTCTTAATCCATTGCCTTCTACTTCAACATTTCATTTGGCTATATCAGTGAAGTGTTGGACAGATCCGTCTGTTGTTGTGATCTGTGAGTTCAGGTGTCTTGTTAAATGAATAGCATGTTTCTCACAAAAGCCAAACATCTATTCATTCTCAAAATTGTTGGGGGCCGCGGCACAAATGTTTGCTTCCTTTGTCTTACGCCTACAGACACAAAAATTTCTTGCTATTGTGTCAGTGCTGCTATTCACCAGGAAAAGTTAATTGCAGCTGTGGAAAACAGAATACTTATATAACTCACAAGACAACCAGTTATAGCAGAAATCTGATCAAAAATGATAAtgaaaatattgaaaataaCAGGTAATAGACAATTTATCattataatacaaaatatttgtacatttttcaTAGCAGATGGCAGATAATTTGGGCGGGTTGTTTGGTACCCCCTCCCTTTGTGCCCCTCTTATGCCCTCTATGCCTTGCTCGCCCACGCAGCGCCATGTTGGGATGGGTTCACAgcccattttgtttgcgttggCTTTGGTGTTGCGTGGGGGTTTGCTGACCCCTGCACACGACGATTAATCAAACGTCACTCTGTGATTTCTCCAAAActcattattctttttttatagcACAACACGCCTCagttaaatgcagttttttgaTAAATCACCCCTTTAGGCCTGTACACACTTCCATCTGAATCTTTGTACTCATTTAATTTAGTCAAAGAAATTCATTCATCAAGTTGCGATAACTGCTCATTTACATTAGTTGTTTTATTCACAAAAAAACAGACACTGTGCCACTTATTTTTGCAATTAAATGTAATGCAATgactaaattatatatatatatatatatatatatatatatatatatatatatatatatatatatatatatatatatatatatatatatatatatctgtgtgtgtgtgtgtgtatatatatatatatatatagatagatagatagatagatagatagatagatatatatcaATATAGAAGTAGTAATATAGAGGTATACGTTTTAAAATTTGAAATTAACTTTAAGTTTATGAACAAGTTTAGGGacgaaaaaaaaatcacagtatTAATTTAACAAGTGTGGGGTTGGAAAATTATTTCAATCTAAAATACAATTTTTCCATTTTaacatgtcatttattaatttgataGCAAAGCTGAATCATCCTTcggaaatcattttaatttggtgctcaagaaatgtttcttatcattattaatgttgaaaatggTTGTGCTACTTAATATATTTCgtggaaaccatgatatatTCTTTCAGTATTCTTTGATGAATTGAAAgatcaaaatgttatttaaaatcaaattcttttgtaataaataaacCCTAAAGTCTTTGCCTTCACTTTTgaacaatttaatgcattcttactaaataaaagtattaatttctaaaaataaatcttactgacccctaaacttttgaacagtatatctttttttaaatgtgatgaaAACTAAACCTTTATTTCCTGTTATTTTTCAACTGTTTTTACTCATACATTCCTCCAAAACCCTGCAATTGTGAATGTTACACTTACCATTCTTGACGGCTGCATTCTGCGTAAGATGTGTCTGATTTTGATGGCCAGAAATATCAACGTAGAGCTCTTCTCTTGTCCAGGTCCTTCACGGCTTTACACACTACCAACACTGATCAGATATAGTCCGCTACATCTCTAAGTGGAGGTTCATATGCTTttctattcattcagaaacccTAGACAATGCACTTGTTCCCACTTCCAAACACCCTCACAACCGAAGCCGGTATGGTAATGAGTGAGATTTGGGAAGGCCCACAGAGCGTCTCTTCGAGTTGGTGTGAGGGTTGTGGTTTAAGCGTGTTACTCTAAAGGCGTGGCTTCCCAAACAGCTGACCTTATAGTGATCGGGGTCCAAACTGGATAACAGCAACATTGTTTTACATTTCAGTTTTGGTCATTTTTTAAGACTTCTGAAGTAATAATacgtacactctaaaaactgctgggttaaaaacaacccaagttgggtttaaaatggacaaacccagaaattgagttgtttgaatccattcaaacaacccaatttcagggtttgtccattttcaaccaaacttgggttgttttaacccagcagtttttagagtgtagcgtCCCAGTGTCTGGGGTAAAACATTACAAGTAACGTCATGTAATCGGATTACTTTTAAAGTAACAGATTAGGGTTACACTTTATGAccattacagtgtaattatacatttcagtaataataataattaactatacttacttactatagggttagttGCATAGAACAATGCACATTTAATTACTAGTAACGTGTAACTGACACTAAAAAAGTGTTACCCATATTagttttaaatttacaacaaaatatctgatCAAATAAGTAAAGCAAGTTCCTTTGTTTTCTCGTTTATGGACTGACTTCAGCTTGAGGCTTATTCATTttacttttggtgtgaaagaGCCTTTACATTTGCCAAAAGTAGAACTTTTGTATTTTGTTGTGTGAAAACAAACAGCCCAGCCCAGAGGAGAAAAAGTAACGCAAAAGTaatgtaacacattactttctataaaaagtaactaagtaactgaactacttaatttaaaagtaactttccccaacactggccACCTCAATCAAACACCTGATGGAGAGCTCTGCAGACCTCTGTCTAACCAAAGTCTCTTTCATAGAAAGTTTTTCACTTGGCGGTCATATTTGCAATGCCTCTGGGTAGCTATTTCGGATATCCAAGACCAAGGTTGAATCCAAAAACGCATAATTCCCTATATATACTGTACGCCAACAGAGAGATGTCCATATACGTAGTATTTTAAAGCAGGTAGGTTTTTACGCTGGTAGGTGATGTTATTAACAACAGGGCGGATGTAGTTTGTCTGGATTACATACCAACATTCATCCTATTTAGaactcttttttaattttattttttatttgctgttgtgaagtaattacttattcaaaataagtaccttCATAAGTACCTACTGAAGAGAGCATGCGATTTTgaatacttccctactatatagtaggaaaaaatgtatatgtgaCCCAtgagcacaaaaccagtcataagttgcacaggtatatttgtagcaatagccaacaatacattgtattgGTCAAAATTATCGTTTTTTCTTTTACGGCAAAATTCTGTAGAATATTGCGTAAAGATAGTTTCCCATGAAGATATGTTGTtaatttcctaccgtaaataaaaatatatattcttagTATTAATATGCAtggctaaggacttcatttggggAACTCTAAAAGTGATTTTCTCATAGTTGTATCTCTGCCAAATATTCTGCTACATATACAgtaatggaaagcttatttttttaagataaCATATAAATCCTAATTTCCAAAAATGTACCCTTgttggttttgtggtccagggtatGACAAAAAGTATGTCAGAATTCACAAAAATAACCCGGATGACCGACTACTTCCGGCAAGATTGTGAAGTGTGCATACtttcccatgaggccacgggagaggaGTTTTGAATTACAGACGCAACTGATGTTGGTAACATGATAATCAATGAGAGTGTCGCAAATGTAGTTAATCCAGATTGCATATGACATACTTTTTTATCTGTCAGTAATTACTCAcaatattcaaaataagtacttACTCAAGAAAGGAAGCGATTTCGGATGCAGTCCTATCTTCTTTTATGGGGGAATCTTTAAATCTAAAAACCTGCTAGCCAAACTCACCATTAAATCACATATTTTAAATCAGTAACAAACTCTGACATGAACTATTTCATAAatgttgtttcttatgctcagaTAGCATTACAAAGGCTTTTTTTAATGCTAGACAAGCAAAAGGCACATGTGGAGAACAAAATTGGCATATCTAACGGCTGCTGCAGTGACCAATGACTTTATCAGTCAGCGATTGGCTCTTTTATTTAATAGGTGGACTTATTCCGACATATTGTGCTTTCTCTCATCCATAAGTAGCCTTTAAAAAAGCAtttctatatataaataaatatataaaaactctTAAATAGTCTTGGGATGATTACATTAAGAATTGATCattgaaaagaaaaacaaaaaaattcccaATTGTTCTAATTCAAAATTGAATAGGAAGTTATTCCCATAAGTAGGAATGCCCTACCAACCATCTGAGGGCACCTCAAGCTCTTGAGACTTTAAAAAAGGACttaaaatgtttctttttgGGAGAGCTTATGTCTTTTAGCTATTAAATCTATTTGTATTTTCCCATTTTTAAATTATCTTAACTGTAGCACTTTGAC is from Pseudorasbora parva isolate DD20220531a chromosome 10, ASM2467924v1, whole genome shotgun sequence and encodes:
- the adob gene encoding 2-aminoethanethiol (cysteamine) dioxygenase b — its product is MMPRDNMTSTVQKIAKQALATFRNPSVLGEHNKVFLENQSKLKSLMAEVRAADLKILPRTAESAPTPPQRLAPPVTYMHIYETDTFSMGVFLLKTGASIPLHDHPGMYGMLKVIYGRVRISCFDRLDHSREGASGVQFNPPLMPFQRSSLRPSVLRSVGEYTEVSGPCVLSPQKDNIHQIDAVDGPTAFLDILAPPYDPDEGRDCHYYKVLHAHSEAADRKSEAQEQGDLWLMEIPQPSEFWCGGETYPGPKVSL
- the egr2a gene encoding E3 SUMO-protein ligase EGR2a, which produces MTATASTRDKINASLNDLMRCLPSHVYSLDDIPSSMPTGFPDVCSDQFSEASGGCLSSDSFGVEKRGLDLTDPSRFSPHSGPFSYTGRISIEAQGSWNQEGIINFVSAGVQDRPPSSGSFSTGSPASHTPDCSKIGQTLPNMEHIYTGPPPYTCNADGYQDPSVYLSTTTCPITYATPSYSAPKSTIDGALFSIIPDYGGFYQTSNSQRDNMTAFQDIKPFSCSLESIRVPPPLTPLNTIRNFTLACPVDGSRPPIDGTHPQNVPLRPILRPRKYPNRPCKTPVHERPYPCPAEGCDRRFSRSDELTRHVRIHTGHKPFQCRICMRSFSRSDHLTTHIRTHTGEKPFSCEFCGRKFARSDERRRHTKIHQRQKDKKGHHSSSADATAM